Genomic DNA from Mesorhizobium sp. 131-2-1:
CAGCCGTCCTCCTCGAAACGCTCGGGATGGATGAAGCTCAGGCCCTTGAACGGATGGTCGCGTTCGACCGGGCCATGCATGTGGACGCCGCAGCCGGTGCAGGCATGGCGCTGGATCAGAGCGCTCGGATCGACCACTTTGAGCTTGTCGCCGTTCTCCACGACGGTGACGTCGCCGGTGCCTGCCACGGCCACGACGGAGAATAGCGCGCCCTCAGGCTTCCAGCATTTGGTGCAGCCGCAGGCATGGTTGTGGGCGATCTGGCCCTTGACCTTCACCTTCACCGGCTTGCTGGTGCAGGCGCAGACCAGTGTGCCGCCGGAAAAGCTGGCGCTTTCCTTCGGCAGGCCGTTGTCGATCTTTGGATGCAGTTTTTCCGCCATTCCATTCCTCCCATGTTTCACCACAGAGGTCGCTGGCCGGCTGGCCGGCGGCGTGCGGTTTCCTCAGTAAACCACGACACTCCGGATCGACTTGCCCTCATGCATGAGGTCAAAACCCTTGTTGATGTCCTCCAGCTTCAGCGTATGGGTGATCATCGGGTCGATCTGGATCTTGCCCTCCATGTACCAGTCGACGATCCGCGGCACGTCGGTGCGGCCGCGCGCGCCGCCGAAGGCGGTCCCCATCCAGGTGCGCCCGGTGACCAGCTGGAACGGCCTGGTCGAAATCTCCTGGCCGGCGCCGGCGACGCCGATGATGACCGACTTGCCCCAGCCGCGGTGGGAGGCTTCGAGCGCCTGGCGCATGACCTTGGTGTTGCCGGTGCAGTCGAAGGTATAGTCGGCGCCGCCGATCTGGTCGGCGCCGCGCTTTGTCATGTTGACGAGATGCGGGACGACGTCGCCGTCGATCTCCTTCGGATTGACGAAATGCGTCATGCCGAACTTCTCGCCCCAGGGCTTCTTGTCGTTGTTCAGGTCGACGCCGATGATCATGTCGGCGCCGGCGAGCTTCAGGCCCTGGATGACGTTGAGGCCGATTCCGCCGAGGCCGAAGACCACGGCGGTGGCGCCTTGCTCGACCTTGGCCGTGTTGATCACGGCGCCGATGCCGGTGGTGACGCCGCAGCCGATGTAGCAAATCTTGTCGAAGGGGGCGTCGGGATTGACCTTGGCGACCGCGATCTCCGGCAGCACGGTGAAGTTGGAGAAGGTCGAGCAGCCCATGTAGTGGAACAGCTTGTCCTTGCCGATCGAGAAGCGCGACGAGCCGTCCGGCATCAGGCCCTGGCCTTGCGTGGCGCGGATGGCGGTGCACAGGTTGGTCTTGCGCGACAGGCAGGACGGGCACTGCCGGCATTCGGGCGTATAGAGCGGGATGACGTGGTCGCCCTTCTTGACCGAGGTGACGCCCTTGCCGACATCGACGACGACGCCTGCGCCCTCGTGGCCGAGGATGGCCGGGAACAGGCCTTCGGGATCGGCGCCCGACAGGGTGAATTCGTCGGTGTGGCAGATGCCGGTGGCCTTGATCTCGACCAGCACCTCGCCGTCACGCGGGCCGTCGAGGTCGACCTCCATGATCTCCAGCGGCTTTCCGGCGGCGACAGCGACAGCGGCGCGCGTTTTCATGAGGCAGTTCCTCCCAAGGCAATCGACAGACTTTTGATGAGGCCGGCTTGTTGAGCCTGCCCGGCGAGGCGCAATGCCCGCCAGCCCTCCGCAGTGAGCCCATAGAGCACTCTACAGAGTTCGGCGACTGCGGCCAACTTCCCTTGCGACGTTTTTCGGCGCGGCATTCGCAATCTGGGCAGGGCGGATGCGTGCCGCCCGGCCACTTGAGCCGTGGTGGGATTGTCCATAGAACTGGTTCCTCGCCGGAGGAACGACGTCCGAATGTTCAAGAAGATCCTGATCGCCAATCGCGGCGAGATCGCCTGCCGTGCCATCAAGACGGCGCGCAAGATGGGGATTGCCACCGTCGCGGTCTATTCGGATGCCGATCGCGATGCCGTGCATGTCGATATGGCCGACGAGGCCGTGCATATCGGGGCTTCGCCGGCGGCGCAGAGCTACCTGGTGGCCGAAAAGATCATCGCTGCCTGCAAGGAGACCGGCGCCGAAGCCGTACATCCCGGCTACGGCTTCCTGTCGGAGCGCGCCTCGTTCTGCGAGGCGCTGGAGAGGGAAGGCATCGTCTTCATCGGCCCGAAGCCGAAGGCCATCAAGGCGATGGGCGACAAGATCGAATCGAAGAAGTTCGCCAATGAGGCCAAGGTGTCGACCGTGCCCGGCTGGCTGGGCGTCATCGAGAATGGCGACCATGCCGAAAAAATCGCCGGCGAGATCGGCTATCCGGTGATGATCAAGGCCTCGGCCGGCGGCGGCGGCAAGGGCATGCGCATCGCCTGGAGCAAGGCCGAGGTGCGCGACGGCTTCGAGCGGGCGCGCTCGGAAGCGAAAAGCTCGTTTGGCGACGACCGCGTCTTCATCGAGAAGTTCGTCGTCGATCCGCGCCATATCGAGATCCAGGTGCTGGCCGACGCGCATGGCAACGCGCTCCATCTCGGCGAGCGCGAATGCTCGATCCAACGCCGCAACCAGAAGGTGGTCGAGGAGGCGCCGTCGCCGTTCCTCGACGCCAGGACGCGCAAGGCCATGGGCGAGCAGGCGGTGGCGCTGGCCAAGGCCGTCGACTACCAGAGCGCCGGCACGGTCGAATTCATCGTCGACAGCGAGAAAAACTTCTATTTCCTTGAAATGAATACGCGTTTGCAGGTCGAGCATCCGGTAACCGAGCTCGTCACCGGCATCGATCTGGTCGAGCAGATGATCCGCGTTGCCGCCGGCGAGAAGCTTGGCATCAAGCAAAGCGACGTGAAGCTCGACGGCTGGGCCGTGGAAAGCCGCCTCTACGCCGAGGACCCGTACCGCAATTTCCTGCCCTCAATCGGCCGGCTGACCAAGTACCGGCCGCCGGAGGAGGGGACGTTCGGCGAGATCGTCATCCGCAACGATACCGGGGTCACCGAGGGCTCCGAGATATCGATGTTCTACGATCCGATGGTGGCGAAGCTCTGCACCTGGGCGCCGACCAGGCTGGCGGCGATCGACGCCATGTCGGAGGCGCTCGACAGTTTCGTCGTCGACGGCATCGAGCACAATATTCCGTTCCTGGCGGCGCTGATGCAGCATCCGCGCTGGCGTGAAGGGCGGCTGTCGACCGGCTTCATCGCCGAGGAATATCCGCACGGCTTCGCGCCCATTGCGCCCAACGGCGAGGAGAAGGCGGTGCTGGCGGCGATCGCCACGGCGGTCGAGTTGCTGCGCCGCGACCGGCTCGACCGGCTGGGCGGCCGGCTGGCGCCACATTCGGGCATCCTCAAGCGCGACTGGGTGGTGAAGATCGGCGCCGACTACCTCTCGGTCGCCATCCTGGAAGGCATGATCTCCATTCCGATCGAGGTCGACCTGTCGATCGACGGCGGCAGGCCGCTGACGGTGGCGTCCGACTGGCGGCCGGGCGACCTGATCTGGCGCGGCACTGTCGGCGGTAACACGGTCGCGGCGCAGGTCCGGCCGGCGCTGAACGGCCTGCGCATCGCTTGGAAAGGCATGTCGGTGACGGCCCGGGCCATGCTGCCGCGTATCGCCGAGCTCGAAAGGCTGATGCCGGAAAAACTGCCGCCGGACACGTCGAAAATGCTGCTTTGCCCGATGCCGGGCCTCGTCGTGTCGATCGCCGTCGCCGAGGGGCAGGAGGTCAAGGCCGGCGAGACGCTGGCCGTGGTCGAGGCGATGAAGATGGAGAACGTGCTGCGGGCCGAGCGCGACCTCACGGTGTCCAAGCTCAACGCCAAGCCGGGCGACAGCCTTGCCGTCGATGCGGTGATCATGGAATTCGCCTGACAGACTTGCTGTGCACAGGAGATCGCTGGACTCGCATCCCGCGCTCCCGGACAATACATCTGCACCCAATGTTGAGTCCTTTCGAGCGACGCGAACCCCATGGCGGATGAACGACTTCCACGCGACCCGTTGCTGCGCGAAGCGGCGGTAAAGGAGGCGCGTCCGGAAGCGCCGGCGCGGCCGTTCATCCATCTGCGCGTGCATTCTGCCTATTCGCTGCTCGAAGGCGCCCTGCAGCTCGGCGCCATCGTCGGCCATGCGGTCAAGGACGAGTGCCCGGCGATCGCCGTCACCGACACCAACAATCTGTTCGGGGCGCTGGAATTCGCGCAGAAGGCGGTGAAGGACGGCATCCAGCCAATCATCGGCTGCCAGGTCGATCTCGCCTTCTCCGGTGAAACAGGTGACTCCCAGCGCGACCGCCGCCGCCACGGCCCGGAGATGCACCCGATTGTGCTGATCGCTGCCACCGAGGCCGGCTATGCCAATCTGGTCAGGCTGATCAGTTGGGTCTACCTGGAAACGCCGCCCGGCGAGCCGGTGCACCTGACGAGCACCAAGCTCGAGGGGCAGTCCGACGGCCTGATCTGCCTGACCGGCGGGCCGCGCGGCCCGATCGGCAGCG
This window encodes:
- the gfa gene encoding S-(hydroxymethyl)glutathione synthase, coding for MAEKLHPKIDNGLPKESASFSGGTLVCACTSKPVKVKVKGQIAHNHACGCTKCWKPEGALFSVVAVAGTGDVTVVENGDKLKVVDPSALIQRHACTGCGVHMHGPVERDHPFKGLSFIHPERFEEDGWSPPGFTAFVSSIIESGVDPSRMDGIRKQLKSIGLEPYDCLNPGLMDYIATWTAKKSGALPA
- a CDS encoding acetyl-CoA carboxylase biotin carboxylase subunit, giving the protein MFKKILIANRGEIACRAIKTARKMGIATVAVYSDADRDAVHVDMADEAVHIGASPAAQSYLVAEKIIAACKETGAEAVHPGYGFLSERASFCEALEREGIVFIGPKPKAIKAMGDKIESKKFANEAKVSTVPGWLGVIENGDHAEKIAGEIGYPVMIKASAGGGGKGMRIAWSKAEVRDGFERARSEAKSSFGDDRVFIEKFVVDPRHIEIQVLADAHGNALHLGERECSIQRRNQKVVEEAPSPFLDARTRKAMGEQAVALAKAVDYQSAGTVEFIVDSEKNFYFLEMNTRLQVEHPVTELVTGIDLVEQMIRVAAGEKLGIKQSDVKLDGWAVESRLYAEDPYRNFLPSIGRLTKYRPPEEGTFGEIVIRNDTGVTEGSEISMFYDPMVAKLCTWAPTRLAAIDAMSEALDSFVVDGIEHNIPFLAALMQHPRWREGRLSTGFIAEEYPHGFAPIAPNGEEKAVLAAIATAVELLRRDRLDRLGGRLAPHSGILKRDWVVKIGADYLSVAILEGMISIPIEVDLSIDGGRPLTVASDWRPGDLIWRGTVGGNTVAAQVRPALNGLRIAWKGMSVTARAMLPRIAELERLMPEKLPPDTSKMLLCPMPGLVVSIAVAEGQEVKAGETLAVVEAMKMENVLRAERDLTVSKLNAKPGDSLAVDAVIMEFA
- a CDS encoding S-(hydroxymethyl)glutathione dehydrogenase/class III alcohol dehydrogenase, with translation MKTRAAVAVAAGKPLEIMEVDLDGPRDGEVLVEIKATGICHTDEFTLSGADPEGLFPAILGHEGAGVVVDVGKGVTSVKKGDHVIPLYTPECRQCPSCLSRKTNLCTAIRATQGQGLMPDGSSRFSIGKDKLFHYMGCSTFSNFTVLPEIAVAKVNPDAPFDKICYIGCGVTTGIGAVINTAKVEQGATAVVFGLGGIGLNVIQGLKLAGADMIIGVDLNNDKKPWGEKFGMTHFVNPKEIDGDVVPHLVNMTKRGADQIGGADYTFDCTGNTKVMRQALEASHRGWGKSVIIGVAGAGQEISTRPFQLVTGRTWMGTAFGGARGRTDVPRIVDWYMEGKIQIDPMITHTLKLEDINKGFDLMHEGKSIRSVVVY